A stretch of Primulina tabacum isolate GXHZ01 chromosome 13, ASM2559414v2, whole genome shotgun sequence DNA encodes these proteins:
- the LOC142523343 gene encoding psbP domain-containing protein 2, chloroplastic isoform X2 translates to MAVCGISISLNKQSPPHLIGTLPSLSTLKKPIQLLSSSSSSASSSGAVRWRERLGVSLGRRMFKLSIFGFLSSWDLAFSRLLFYSEALASPLLELDRYTDSKDGFTLLVPSSWIKVDKAGATVLFEDSKDKTNNVGVVVSPTRISSLGEFGTPVFVADKLIQAERRKESTKEAEVISVSERVGHAGLQVYEFEYKVDSTRGGMKRVFSAAFATSKKLYLLNITHSDRLDNPLEMKKRMILEQVLHSFNAIPST, encoded by the exons ATGGCTGTGTGTGGGATTTCAATTTCGTTGAACAAGCAAAGCCCTCCTCACCTTATTGGCACTCTTCCTTCTTTATCAACTCTCAAGAAACCAATCCAACTTCTTTCTTCCTCATCATCTTCCGCCTCTTCTTCAGGTGCTGTAAGATGGAGGGAAAGATTGGGAGTTTCTTTGGGGAGAAGAATGTTTAAGCTGTCAATCTTTGGGTTTTTATCATCATGGGACCTAGCATTTTCAAGACTCTTGTTTTATTCTGAGGCGCTGGCATCTCCATTATTGGAGCTTGACAGATACACCGATTCCAAAGATGGCTTCACTCTCCTCGTACCCTCTTCCTGGATTAAG GTTGATAAAGCGGGGGCTACTGTTTTGTTTGAAGATTCAAAAGACAAAACTAATAATGTGGGAGTTGTGGTCAGTCCAACTCGGATATCGAGCCTTGGAGAATTTGGGACTCCTGTATTTGTGGCAGATAAGCTTATTCAGGCTGAAAGGCGCAAG GAAAGTACAAAAGAAGCCGAGGTAATTTCTGTCTCAGAGAGAGTGGGCCATGCAGGTCTACAAGTTTATGAGTTTGAGTACAAGGTTGATAGCACCAGGGGAGGGATGAAGCGGGTGTTTTCTGCCGCATTCGCCACTTCTAAGAAGCTCTACCTTTTGAATATCACTCATTCTGATAGGTTAGACAACCCTCTGgaaatgaagaagagaatgattCTTGAACAAGTTCTTCATTCTTTCAATGCTATACCTTCAACGTGA
- the LOC142523343 gene encoding psbP domain-containing protein 2, chloroplastic isoform X3, with protein MAVCGISISLNKQSPPHLIGTLPSLSTLKKPIQLLSSSSSSASSSGAVRWRERLGVSLGRRMFKLSIFGFLSSWDLAFSRLLFYSEALASPLLELDRYTDSKDGFTLLVPSSWIKLDIGVNQVDKAGATVLFEDSKDKTNNVGVVVSPTRISSLGEFGTPVFVADKLIQAERRKVPLLLRVS; from the exons ATGGCTGTGTGTGGGATTTCAATTTCGTTGAACAAGCAAAGCCCTCCTCACCTTATTGGCACTCTTCCTTCTTTATCAACTCTCAAGAAACCAATCCAACTTCTTTCTTCCTCATCATCTTCCGCCTCTTCTTCAGGTGCTGTAAGATGGAGGGAAAGATTGGGAGTTTCTTTGGGGAGAAGAATGTTTAAGCTGTCAATCTTTGGGTTTTTATCATCATGGGACCTAGCATTTTCAAGACTCTTGTTTTATTCTGAGGCGCTGGCATCTCCATTATTGGAGCTTGACAGATACACCGATTCCAAAGATGGCTTCACTCTCCTCGTACCCTCTTCCTGGATTAAG CTTGACATTGGAGTGAATCAGGTTGATAAAGCGGGGGCTACTGTTTTGTTTGAAGATTCAAAAGACAAAACTAATAATGTGGGAGTTGTGGTCAGTCCAACTCGGATATCGAGCCTTGGAGAATTTGGGACTCCTGTATTTGTGGCAGATAAGCTTATTCAGGCTGAAAGGCGCAAG GTGCCGTTGCTACTACGAGTGAGTTGA
- the LOC142523343 gene encoding psbP domain-containing protein 2, chloroplastic isoform X1: MAVCGISISLNKQSPPHLIGTLPSLSTLKKPIQLLSSSSSSASSSGAVRWRERLGVSLGRRMFKLSIFGFLSSWDLAFSRLLFYSEALASPLLELDRYTDSKDGFTLLVPSSWIKLDIGVNQVDKAGATVLFEDSKDKTNNVGVVVSPTRISSLGEFGTPVFVADKLIQAERRKESTKEAEVISVSERVGHAGLQVYEFEYKVDSTRGGMKRVFSAAFATSKKLYLLNITHSDRLDNPLEMKKRMILEQVLHSFNAIPST, from the exons ATGGCTGTGTGTGGGATTTCAATTTCGTTGAACAAGCAAAGCCCTCCTCACCTTATTGGCACTCTTCCTTCTTTATCAACTCTCAAGAAACCAATCCAACTTCTTTCTTCCTCATCATCTTCCGCCTCTTCTTCAGGTGCTGTAAGATGGAGGGAAAGATTGGGAGTTTCTTTGGGGAGAAGAATGTTTAAGCTGTCAATCTTTGGGTTTTTATCATCATGGGACCTAGCATTTTCAAGACTCTTGTTTTATTCTGAGGCGCTGGCATCTCCATTATTGGAGCTTGACAGATACACCGATTCCAAAGATGGCTTCACTCTCCTCGTACCCTCTTCCTGGATTAAG CTTGACATTGGAGTGAATCAGGTTGATAAAGCGGGGGCTACTGTTTTGTTTGAAGATTCAAAAGACAAAACTAATAATGTGGGAGTTGTGGTCAGTCCAACTCGGATATCGAGCCTTGGAGAATTTGGGACTCCTGTATTTGTGGCAGATAAGCTTATTCAGGCTGAAAGGCGCAAG GAAAGTACAAAAGAAGCCGAGGTAATTTCTGTCTCAGAGAGAGTGGGCCATGCAGGTCTACAAGTTTATGAGTTTGAGTACAAGGTTGATAGCACCAGGGGAGGGATGAAGCGGGTGTTTTCTGCCGCATTCGCCACTTCTAAGAAGCTCTACCTTTTGAATATCACTCATTCTGATAGGTTAGACAACCCTCTGgaaatgaagaagagaatgattCTTGAACAAGTTCTTCATTCTTTCAATGCTATACCTTCAACGTGA
- the LOC142523343 gene encoding psbP domain-containing protein 2, chloroplastic isoform X4, giving the protein MASLSSYPLPGLRSAQLDIGVNQVDKAGATVLFEDSKDKTNNVGVVVSPTRISSLGEFGTPVFVADKLIQAERRKESTKEAEVISVSERVGHAGLQVYEFEYKVDSTRGGMKRVFSAAFATSKKLYLLNITHSDRLDNPLEMKKRMILEQVLHSFNAIPST; this is encoded by the exons ATGGCTTCACTCTCCTCGTACCCTCTTCCTGGATTAAG ATCTGCCCAGCTTGACATTGGAGTGAATCAGGTTGATAAAGCGGGGGCTACTGTTTTGTTTGAAGATTCAAAAGACAAAACTAATAATGTGGGAGTTGTGGTCAGTCCAACTCGGATATCGAGCCTTGGAGAATTTGGGACTCCTGTATTTGTGGCAGATAAGCTTATTCAGGCTGAAAGGCGCAAG GAAAGTACAAAAGAAGCCGAGGTAATTTCTGTCTCAGAGAGAGTGGGCCATGCAGGTCTACAAGTTTATGAGTTTGAGTACAAGGTTGATAGCACCAGGGGAGGGATGAAGCGGGTGTTTTCTGCCGCATTCGCCACTTCTAAGAAGCTCTACCTTTTGAATATCACTCATTCTGATAGGTTAGACAACCCTCTGgaaatgaagaagagaatgattCTTGAACAAGTTCTTCATTCTTTCAATGCTATACCTTCAACGTGA